The nucleotide window AGTTGTTGCCAGCGGCAAGCTGGTGTCGCGTCGGGCCCGGGCATCGCAGACCGTGTGGACCTTCGAACAGCCCGAACCCACCTCCACCTACCTGATCACGTTGCAGATCGGCGTTTACGTGACGACTCGGCTGGCCAGCACCCCGGTGCCGATACTGGCCGCACTGCCCCAACGGCTGCGGTCGGCTTTCGACCATGATTTCGCGCGTCAGCCCGACATGATGGAGTTGTTTGTGGAGCTGTTCGGGCCTTATCCGCTGGCGAACGGCTACACGGTTGTCGTCACCGACGATCCCTTGGAAATACCGCTTGAGGCGCAGGGTATTTCGATCTTTGGCGCCAATCACTGTGATGGAGCACGGACCAGCGAACGGCTCATCGCGCACGAACTGGCACACCAATGGTTCGGCAACTGTGTGACCGCGCGACAGTGGCGTGACATCTGGTTGCACGAAGGATTTGCTTGCTACGCCGAGTGGTTGTGGTCGGAGCACAGCGGGGGCCCCAGCGCCGAGGAGCTTGCCACCTACCATCACCAACAACTGCGGATGAAGCCGCAAGACCTGCTGCTCACCGATCCCGGACCGAGCCGCATGTTCGACGATCGGGTGTACAAGCGAGGCGCGTTGACCCTGCACGCCCTGCGCCGGCAACTAGGTGATGAGAAGTTCTTTGCCCTGCTCAAGAATTGGACGGTGCGATACCGCCATGGCACTGCCGTCACCGACGACTTCACCGGACTGGCGGCCAACTACTCCGGCGATTCCTTGCGGCCGCTCTGGGATGTATGGCTGTATTCGACCGAAGTGCCGTGACCGGGTTTTGGCCTACAGACTGGTCAGATCGTCGGGCACGTCGACCGCGTACTCTTGCAGCGTCTCGAGCGGCACCACCTCGAGGGTGCTTGCGTGGGTGCACGCCAACACCACCGGGGCCGCACAGCCGTCCTGGTGGGCCCGCAGCCAGTTCACCGCGGTCACGCACCAGCGGTCGCCCGGCAGCAGGCCGGGGAAACGGTACACCGGCACGGGTGTCGATAGGTCGTTGCCGATCGAGCGCTGGTGCTCCAGGAACTCGGCGGTCACGACCGCACAGATGGTATGCCGACCAAGGTCTTCGGGTCCGGTGCTGCAGCAGCCGTCTCGATAGAAGCCAGTGACTGGGTCTGTTCCGCACGGTTCCAACGGGCCACCCAGCACATTGCACTCAGGCTGGCGATCAGGCATCTGCCCAGTATCTCGCTTTCTGGGCGAAAATCCGGCGAAGCTACCGCATGTCTCCGGTCAGGCTCCGGGCCGCGCTGAGATCGGCGTCGAGGTACATCCGCGCGACGACGCCGAACGCCTCTCCCGCGCGCCTGAGCTCTTCTTGGGCCGCCTGGTTGAGTGCGAGTAGTTCGGCGGCGTCCGTGCTAAACGCCGTCACCGCTTGCGCCGAGACCTCGTCGGCACCGGCCGGTGTCAGGGAAGTCAGCGAGGCGGACGCGGTCGCGCCCGCCCGCAGTCCCTGCAGGGCACTACCGGATACCTGCGAACCGATGTCCGCAACCGACGGATCGACAGACAAGGACTGCATGCGGTTCTCCTACGTTCCGCGGGCTGAACCCACACGGCCCCTACGAAGTTCCCAACAGTGTCGGGAACGACAGTAGTAATAGCCGGTGAGTACTTTCGAGCGAAATATGTTGTGAATCCGCTGATAAGCCGGCCGGCAAGGCGACAATGCCGCAATGTTCGCGGTGTCGAGCACCCGGCCGGCCGCGCCGCCGACGCGCCGCGTCGAGTCGGCGCAATCCCCCTCGGGTTTGCTGGCAAATGTCCGTCGCGGTAGGTTCAGCCGCGTGATACTTACGGGTGCCTTTCTGGCGGACGCTGCTGCCGCCGTGGATAACAAACTCAATGTGTCGGGCGGCGTCCTGTCCCGATTCGCGGTCGGGCCCGACCGTTTGGCCCGGTTTGTGCTTGTGGTGCTGACTCAGTCGGATCCAGGCAATCCGGACCGGAAGATCGAAGTCGAGGCCAGGCCGCCGGCGGAGGCGGAGCCGGTGCGACTGGAGTTTGAAGTGCCAGAGGCGGCCGTTGCGGAGTTTCCCGGATTCGCCTTTTTCGAGCTGCAGCTACGCTTTCCGATCGACGGCCGTTGGGTGCTGGTGGTGAGCGCGGGCACCGGAGCGATCTCGCTACCTGTGCTGGTCAGTGAGATGCCACCGTCGCTGGGCTTCTAGCCCCACCAAGCTTTGGCTTGCCGCGGCCTCAGCGCAGCGCGGGCAGCACGGTATCGGTGAGCAGCTGCACCGACTTCCACGCCTCTTCGACCGGCATGCCACCCACCAGCGGGTGCATGACGATCGGTCCGTACTGATCGGAGCCGCGAATTTCACTGATCAGCTGATCGGGCGTCACAAACCGGTACCGGCCCGATGCTCTGACTTCGTCCAGCGACCGAACTCCGGGCAGGTGCATCAGCGACCGCGACTCCGTCGACCAACCGCCGTAGGTGACCGCCTCCCAGAGAATGTGGTTGCCTAATTCCGCCCAGGCCCGGTCCGGATCG belongs to Mycobacterium basiliense and includes:
- a CDS encoding DUF2237 family protein, with protein sequence MPDRQPECNVLGGPLEPCGTDPVTGFYRDGCCSTGPEDLGRHTICAVVTAEFLEHQRSIGNDLSTPVPVYRFPGLLPGDRWCVTAVNWLRAHQDGCAAPVVLACTHASTLEVVPLETLQEYAVDVPDDLTSL
- a CDS encoding PE family protein, producing the protein MQSLSVDPSVADIGSQVSGSALQGLRAGATASASLTSLTPAGADEVSAQAVTAFSTDAAELLALNQAAQEELRRAGEAFGVVARMYLDADLSAARSLTGDMR
- a CDS encoding M1 family metallopeptidase — encoded protein: MKAFAKTAKKVARIVDPYLPQIGNFGYQVSRYELDLEYKVAINRLSGTATITAVTVTELQEFTLDLSDALTVSKVSVNGKRAARFACRNGKLRIAMTSKLATGAAFSVVVRYSGSPRPLQTLWGEVGFEELTEGALVAGQPNGAASWFPCNDHPSAKAAFRIQLSTESPYQVVASGKLVSRRARASQTVWTFEQPEPTSTYLITLQIGVYVTTRLASTPVPILAALPQRLRSAFDHDFARQPDMMELFVELFGPYPLANGYTVVVTDDPLEIPLEAQGISIFGANHCDGARTSERLIAHELAHQWFGNCVTARQWRDIWLHEGFACYAEWLWSEHSGGPSAEELATYHHQQLRMKPQDLLLTDPGPSRMFDDRVYKRGALTLHALRRQLGDEKFFALLKNWTVRYRHGTAVTDDFTGLAANYSGDSLRPLWDVWLYSTEVP